A window of Saccopteryx leptura isolate mSacLep1 chromosome 5, mSacLep1_pri_phased_curated, whole genome shotgun sequence contains these coding sequences:
- the EEF1A2 gene encoding elongation factor 1-alpha 2, with amino-acid sequence MGKEKTHINIVVIGHVDSGKSTTTGHLIYKCGGIDKRTIEKFEKEAAEMGKGSFKYAWVLDKLKAERERGITIDISLWKFETTKYYITIIDAPGHRDFIKNMITGTSQADCAVLIVAAGVGEFEAGISKNGQTREHALLAYTLGVKQLIVGVNKMDSTEPAYSEKRYDEIVKEVSAYIKKIGYNPATVPFVPISGWHGDNMLEPSPNMPWFKGWKVERKEGNASGVSLLEALDTILPPTRPTDKPLRLPLQDVYKIGGIGTVPVGRVETGILRPGMVVTFAPVNITTEVKSVEMHHEALSEALPGDNVGFNVKNVSVKDIRRGNVCGDSKSDPPQEAAQFTSQVIILNHPGQISAGYSPVIDCHTAHIACKFAELKEKIDRRSGKKLEDNPKSLKSGDAAIVEMVPGKPMCVESFSQYPPLGRFAVRDMRQTVAVGVIKNVEKKSGGAGKVTKSAQKAQKAGK; translated from the exons ATGGGCAAGGAGAAGACCCACATCAATATCGTGGTCATTGGCCACGTGGACTCAGGCAAGTCCACCACGACAGGCCACCTCATCTACAAGTGTGGGGGCATCGACAAGAGGACCATCGAGAAGTTTGAGAAGGAGGCTGCTGAG ATGGGGAAAGGCTCCTTCAAGTACGCCTGGGTGCTGGACAAGCTGAAGGCGGAGCGGGAGCGTGGCATCACCATCGACATCTCCCTGTGGAAGTTCGAGACCACCAAGTATTACATCACGATCATCGACGCTCCGGGCCACCGTGACTTCATCAAGAACATGATCACCGGCACGTCCCAG GCGGACTGCGCCGTGCTGATCGTGGCCGCCGGAGTCGGCGAGTTCGAGGCGGGCATCTCCAAGAACGGGCAGACGCGGGAGCACGCGCTGCTGGCCTACACGCTGGGCGTGAAGCAGCTCATCGTGGGCGTCAACAAGATGGACTCCACGGAGCCCGCCTACAGCGAGAAGCGCTACGACGAGATCGTCAAGGAGGTCAGCGCCTACATCAAGAAGATCGGCTACAACCCGGCCACGGTGCCCTTCGTGCCCATCTCGGGCTGGCACGGCGACAACATGCTGGAGCCCTCGCCCAAC ATGCCATGGTTCAAGGGCTGGAAAGTGGAGCGTAAAGAAGGGAACGCCAGTGGGGTGTCCCTTCTGGAGGCCCTGGACACGATCCTGCCCCCCACGCGCCCCACGGACAAACCCCTGCGCCTGCCCCTGCAGGACGTGTACAAGATTGGTG GCATTGGCACTGTGCCCGTGGGCCGAGTGGAGACGGGCATCCTTCGACCTGGCATGGTGGTGACCTTTGCACCCGTGAACATCACCACGGAGGTGAAGTCAGTGGAGATGCACCACGAGGCTCTGAGCGAGGCCCTGCCTGGCGACAACGTCGGCTTCAATGTGAAGAATGTGTCAGTCAAGGACATTCGCCGGGGCAATGTGTGTGGGGACAGCAAGTCCGACCCCCCCCAGGAGGCCGCCCAGTTCACCTCCCAG GTCATCATTCTGAACCACCCTGGGCAGATCAGCGCCGGCTACTCGCCTGTCATTGACTGCCACACGGCCCACATTGCCTGCAAGTTTGCTGAGCTGAAGGAAAAGATAGACCGGCGCTCTGGCAAGAAGCTAGAGGACAACCCCAAGTCCCTGAAGTCGGGCGATGCGGCCATTGTGGAGATGGTCCCTGGCAAGCCCATGTGTGTGGAGAGCTTCTCCCAGTACCCACCTCTTG